The Flavobacterium marginilacus genome window below encodes:
- a CDS encoding PDDEXK nuclease domain-containing protein — translation MKLSEKGQIIEKPKDIIKDPYILEFLGLPELHQYSESQLEEEIINKLEHFLLELGHGFTFVGRQQRITFDDKHFRIDLVFYNRILKSFVLIDLKIGELKHQDLGQMQMYVNYYDREIRLEDENKTIGIVLCQNKSEAVVKYTLPENNEQIFASKYKTVLPSVEVLKQLLESK, via the coding sequence TTGAAACTCTCCGAAAAAGGACAGATCATTGAGAAACCTAAAGATATTATCAAAGATCCTTATATACTTGAGTTCTTGGGATTACCAGAATTACATCAGTATTCGGAATCACAATTAGAGGAAGAAATTATCAATAAGCTGGAGCATTTCTTATTGGAATTGGGTCACGGTTTTACTTTCGTTGGACGGCAACAAAGAATTACATTTGACGATAAACATTTCAGAATTGATTTGGTTTTTTATAACCGAATATTAAAATCTTTTGTTTTGATTGACTTGAAAATAGGAGAATTAAAGCATCAGGATTTGGGTCAGATGCAGATGTATGTCAATTATTATGACAGGGAGATACGCTTGGAGGATGAGAACAAAACGATCGGGATTGTACTTTGTCAAAATAAGAGTGAAGCTGTAGTAAAATATACTTTACCAGAAAATAACGAACAGATTTTTGCCAGTAAATACAAAACTGTTTTACCAAGTGTTGAAGTTTTAAAACAACTTCTTGAAAGTAAATAA
- a CDS encoding DUF1016 N-terminal domain-containing protein: MANDLQNKVIFKQVAELLQNARQQVLRTVNSTMVYTYFEIGRIIVEEEQNGKDRAEYGKQLLKGLSEQLTKEFGKGFSLVNIENMRKFYLTYSISETVSRIFQIQKTQSLTGEFKFGKAQSLTGVFENQKTQSLISFFKLTWTHYIFLMRIDDEKERRFYEIESEKYNWSVRELKRNMIRHFTHDWL, from the coding sequence TTGGCGAACGATCTACAAAATAAAGTCATATTTAAGCAAGTTGCCGAGTTATTGCAAAATGCCCGGCAACAGGTTTTGCGTACAGTAAATTCAACTATGGTTTATACCTATTTTGAAATAGGAAGAATCATTGTTGAAGAAGAACAAAACGGAAAAGACAGGGCTGAATATGGAAAACAGCTTTTAAAGGGACTTTCTGAACAGTTGACAAAGGAGTTTGGAAAAGGGTTTTCTTTAGTCAATATAGAGAACATGAGAAAGTTCTATTTGACTTACTCAATTTCCGAGACAGTGTCTAGGATTTTCCAAATTCAAAAAACCCAGTCACTGACTGGGGAATTTAAATTTGGAAAAGCGCAGTCACTGACTGGGGTTTTTGAAAACCAAAAAACGCAATCACTGATTTCGTTTTTCAAACTAACTTGGACGCACTATATTTTCTTAATGCGAATTGACGATGAAAAGGAAAGACGTTTTTACGAAATTGAGTCCGAGAAATACAATTGGAGTGTTCGCGAATTAAAACGCAATATGATTCGGCACTTTACCCACGATTGGCTTTAA
- a CDS encoding DNA topoisomerase IV subunit B → MSDQNQYTEDNIRSLDWKEHIRMRPGMYIGKLGDGSSPDDGIYILLKEVLDNCIDEFVMGSGKTIEVTIKDKTVSVRDYGRGIPLGKVVDVVSKMNTGGKYDSKAFQKSVGLNGVGTKAVNALSNYFRVESVREEKQKAAEFSAGNLVSEEDIIETTKRKGTKVTFTPDETIFKNYKFRLEYVIKMVKNYCYLNNGLTIIFNGEKYYSENGLRDLLEETINAEDLEYPIIHLKDNDIEIALTHSKTQYSEEYHSFVNGQNTTQGGTHLAAYREAIVKTIREFYNKSFEASDVRKSIVSAISIKVMEPVFESQTKTKLGSMDMGSDDGTPPVSVRTFVNDFIKTKLDNYLHKNPPTAEALLRKILQAERERKELSGIRKLATDRAKKANLHNKKLRDCRAHLPDTKNPRNLESTLFITEGDSASGSITKSRDVNTQAVFSLRGKPLNSYGMSKKIVYENEEFNLLQAALDIEDGLEKLRYNNIVIATDADVDGMHIRLLLITFFLQFFPELIKEGHLYILQTPLFRVRNKKETIYCYSEEERVEAIEKLKPKPEITRFKGLGEISPDEFKNFIGDTIRLDPVMMDKHTSIEQLLSFYMGKNTPDRQDFIIKNLKVELDVIEEA, encoded by the coding sequence ATGTCAGATCAAAATCAATACACCGAAGATAATATTCGTTCTCTCGACTGGAAAGAACATATCCGTATGCGTCCCGGGATGTACATTGGAAAACTCGGAGATGGTTCTTCGCCGGATGATGGTATTTACATTCTTTTAAAAGAGGTTCTCGACAACTGTATCGACGAGTTTGTGATGGGCTCGGGGAAAACAATTGAGGTAACTATCAAGGACAAAACGGTTTCGGTTCGTGATTACGGCCGCGGTATTCCGCTGGGAAAAGTGGTCGATGTAGTTTCGAAAATGAATACAGGAGGAAAGTACGATTCCAAAGCTTTTCAGAAATCGGTTGGTTTGAATGGTGTGGGAACAAAAGCCGTGAATGCGCTTTCGAATTATTTTCGAGTAGAATCGGTACGCGAAGAGAAACAAAAAGCAGCTGAGTTTTCGGCTGGGAATTTAGTTTCCGAAGAAGATATTATCGAAACTACAAAGCGAAAAGGTACTAAAGTTACTTTTACGCCGGACGAAACGATTTTCAAAAATTACAAATTCCGTTTGGAATATGTCATCAAAATGGTCAAAAACTATTGTTACCTAAACAATGGTCTGACGATTATTTTCAATGGTGAAAAATATTATTCAGAGAATGGTCTTCGCGATTTATTGGAAGAAACCATTAATGCTGAGGATTTGGAATATCCAATTATTCACTTGAAAGATAATGATATTGAGATTGCTCTTACTCACAGTAAAACTCAGTATAGCGAGGAATACCACTCTTTTGTAAATGGTCAGAATACTACGCAGGGAGGAACGCACTTAGCCGCTTATCGTGAAGCAATTGTAAAAACCATTCGTGAGTTTTACAACAAGAGTTTTGAAGCTTCTGATGTTCGTAAATCGATTGTCAGTGCGATCAGTATTAAGGTAATGGAACCTGTTTTTGAATCACAGACCAAAACCAAATTGGGATCGATGGATATGGGTTCTGATGATGGAACACCGCCGGTTTCAGTTCGTACGTTTGTAAATGATTTTATTAAAACCAAATTAGATAATTACCTGCATAAAAATCCGCCGACTGCTGAAGCTTTATTGCGTAAAATTCTGCAGGCAGAACGAGAGCGAAAAGAATTATCAGGAATCAGAAAACTGGCTACAGACCGTGCCAAAAAAGCAAATCTTCACAATAAAAAATTAAGAGACTGCCGAGCGCATCTTCCGGATACCAAAAATCCGCGAAACCTTGAAAGTACGCTTTTTATTACCGAGGGGGATTCGGCTTCCGGGTCGATTACCAAATCCCGTGACGTGAATACACAGGCAGTTTTCAGTCTGCGCGGTAAGCCTTTGAATTCCTACGGAATGAGTAAAAAAATTGTGTATGAAAACGAAGAATTCAATTTACTGCAGGCTGCACTTGACATTGAAGACGGACTGGAAAAACTGCGTTACAACAACATTGTAATCGCAACCGATGCTGATGTCGACGGTATGCACATTCGTTTATTGCTGATTACTTTTTTTCTTCAGTTTTTCCCTGAATTAATAAAAGAAGGGCATTTGTATATTTTACAGACACCGCTTTTCAGGGTTCGAAACAAGAAAGAAACGATATACTGTTATTCTGAAGAAGAGCGTGTAGAGGCTATCGAAAAATTAAAGCCGAAACCGGAAATCACCCGATTTAAAGGTTTGGGGGAGATTTCGCCAGATGAGTTCAAGAATTTCATCGGAGACACGATCCGCCTAGATCCGGTCATGATGGACAAACATACTTCGATAGAACAGCTGTTGTCTTTCTATATGGGTAAAAACACACCGGACAGACAGGATTTTATTATCAAGAATCTGAAAGTGGAATTGGATGTGATTGAGGAAGCTTAA
- a CDS encoding transglutaminase domain-containing protein codes for MKKNIFRLFFVFFFFNSIYSQDYQRVDKAVGYYPSSFSSPLELANKIKQDFTSEGDKARAVFTWMALHINYDIETYLNPKPAKSFSYDNELERDFKWHEIRNKEINTVFRKQKAVCSGYSLLYYHLATLVGLQGQIIEGGSKTKFDDIGRKKIAINHTWNAVMIDGTWRLVDVTWGAGEIINENNLWVKKFNPIYFDSNPKIFFAKHMPVSKVWDNKSLDEVFFLKGPLFFDEYFSKEVEIVEPINGVIEVRGNQKINFKIKNRSKNQEIRYATKGDTISVNPNKIDDNLEQFEVDYTKRDGRFIKIYASGSVIAVFKIMPKREQ; via the coding sequence ATGAAAAAAAATATATTTCGACTGTTCTTTGTTTTCTTTTTTTTTAATTCAATATATTCTCAAGACTATCAGCGGGTTGATAAGGCTGTAGGGTATTACCCATCATCATTTAGTAGTCCTTTGGAATTAGCAAATAAAATAAAACAAGATTTTACCTCTGAAGGTGACAAAGCAAGAGCTGTTTTTACATGGATGGCTTTACATATAAATTATGATATTGAAACCTATTTGAATCCAAAACCTGCAAAATCATTTTCTTATGATAATGAATTAGAGAGGGATTTTAAATGGCATGAAATTAGAAATAAGGAAATCAACACTGTTTTTAGAAAACAGAAAGCTGTCTGCAGCGGATATTCTCTATTGTATTATCATTTAGCAACATTGGTTGGATTGCAGGGACAAATTATTGAAGGAGGTTCGAAAACTAAATTTGATGATATTGGCAGAAAAAAAATTGCAATCAATCATACTTGGAATGCAGTAATGATAGATGGAACTTGGCGATTGGTTGATGTTACTTGGGGAGCGGGCGAAATTATTAATGAAAATAATTTATGGGTTAAAAAATTTAATCCAATTTATTTTGATTCAAATCCGAAAATTTTCTTTGCGAAACACATGCCTGTTTCAAAGGTATGGGATAATAAAAGTCTTGATGAAGTCTTTTTTTTGAAAGGACCTCTTTTTTTTGATGAATATTTCAGTAAAGAGGTTGAAATTGTTGAGCCAATAAATGGAGTGATAGAAGTTCGAGGGAATCAAAAAATAAATTTTAAAATTAAAAACCGTTCAAAAAATCAAGAAATTAGATATGCAACGAAAGGAGATACGATAAGTGTTAATCCTAATAAAATAGATGATAATTTAGAACAATTTGAGGTGGATTATACAAAAAGAGACGGAAGATTTATAAAAATATATGCCTCAGGTTCTGTAATTGCTGTTTTTAAAATAATGCCAAAAAGGGAGCAATAA
- a CDS encoding NADPH-dependent FMN reductase has product MKIIAFAGSPSKKSINKKLVTYASSLFENAQVEVLDLNDYEMPLFSVDKEAVIGQHSLAQAFLEKIASADLLVVSLAENNGNYSAAFKNTIDWCSRINGKIFQEKPMLLMATSPGARGGASVLEIAKNNFPRFNADIKAVFSLPSFNDNFDVEANVISNTELNNQLKEIVTNF; this is encoded by the coding sequence ATGAAAATCATCGCCTTTGCCGGAAGCCCCAGTAAAAAATCCATCAATAAAAAATTAGTTACTTATGCATCCAGTTTATTCGAAAATGCTCAAGTAGAAGTTTTGGATTTAAACGATTACGAAATGCCATTATTCAGTGTAGATAAAGAAGCTGTGATTGGGCAGCATTCTTTAGCGCAAGCGTTTTTAGAAAAGATAGCCTCTGCTGATCTTTTGGTAGTTTCCCTTGCCGAAAATAATGGTAATTATAGTGCTGCTTTCAAAAATACAATCGATTGGTGTTCGAGGATAAACGGAAAAATATTTCAGGAAAAACCAATGTTATTAATGGCTACTTCGCCTGGAGCAAGAGGCGGAGCAAGTGTTTTGGAAATTGCCAAAAATAATTTTCCTCGCTTTAATGCCGATATTAAGGCGGTTTTTTCTTTACCAAGTTTTAATGATAATTTTGATGTGGAAGCTAATGTTATTTCAAATACTGAATTGAATAATCAGCTGAAAGAAATTGTAACCAATTTTTAG
- the ychF gene encoding redox-regulated ATPase YchF codes for MKAGIVGLPNVGKSTLFNCLSNAKAQSANFPFCTIEPNIGVVNVPDPRINKLEELVKPERVQMATVDIVDIAGLVKGASKGEGLGNQFLGNIRECNAIIHVLRCFDNDNIVHVDGNVNPIRDKETIDIELQLKDLETVEKRLEKVNRAAKTGNKEAQTEKALLDRIREALLQAKSARVITPQSNEEEVLLESFQLITAKPVLYVCNVDENSAVSGNKYVDQVRELVKDEEAEVIILSVGAEADITELESYEERQVFLEDMGLTEPGASVLIRAAYKLLKQQTYFTAGVKEVRAWTINIGATAPQAAGVIHTDFEKGFIRAEVISYDDYVQYGSEAKAKEAGKFKVEGKEYIVKDGDVMHFRFNV; via the coding sequence ATGAAAGCAGGAATTGTAGGGTTACCAAATGTTGGAAAATCAACATTGTTCAATTGTTTATCAAATGCAAAAGCGCAGAGTGCAAACTTTCCGTTTTGTACTATCGAACCAAATATTGGTGTTGTAAACGTTCCAGATCCAAGAATTAATAAATTAGAAGAATTAGTAAAACCAGAACGTGTTCAGATGGCAACTGTAGATATCGTTGATATTGCAGGTTTGGTAAAAGGAGCAAGTAAAGGGGAAGGTTTAGGAAATCAATTTCTTGGAAACATTAGAGAATGTAACGCTATTATTCACGTTTTGCGCTGTTTTGATAATGATAATATTGTTCACGTTGACGGAAATGTAAACCCTATCCGCGACAAAGAAACAATTGATATTGAATTACAGCTGAAAGACTTGGAAACTGTTGAAAAACGTTTAGAAAAAGTAAACCGCGCAGCTAAAACCGGAAACAAAGAAGCCCAGACTGAAAAAGCGCTTTTGGATAGAATCAGAGAAGCTTTATTGCAGGCAAAATCAGCGAGGGTTATTACTCCTCAAAGTAATGAGGAAGAGGTTTTGCTGGAGAGTTTTCAGCTGATTACTGCAAAACCCGTATTGTATGTTTGTAATGTTGATGAAAATTCGGCAGTTTCAGGAAACAAGTATGTAGATCAAGTTCGCGAATTAGTGAAAGATGAAGAAGCTGAAGTAATTATCCTTTCGGTAGGAGCAGAGGCTGATATTACTGAATTGGAAAGCTATGAAGAGCGTCAGGTTTTCTTGGAAGATATGGGATTGACTGAGCCAGGTGCATCGGTTTTAATCCGTGCAGCTTACAAGTTATTGAAACAGCAGACGTATTTCACTGCTGGTGTAAAAGAAGTTCGTGCCTGGACTATTAATATTGGAGCTACAGCACCACAGGCTGCTGGAGTTATCCATACTGATTTTGAAAAAGGTTTTATCCGCGCCGAAGTGATTTCATACGATGATTACGTTCAATATGGTTCTGAAGCTAAAGCTAAAGAAGCCGGTAAATTCAAAGTTGAAGGAAAAGAATATATTGTGAAAGATGGTGATGTAATGCACTTTAGATTTAACGTGTAG
- a CDS encoding TonB-dependent receptor, which yields MKKIIQLFFLLNITFMFAQKEVSGVVKDKTGNPLPGVNVLEKGTKNGVPTDLNGTYKLNVSEGATLVFSYIGYKTITKPVTGPIIDADLSEEREQELKEVQVVGSRNSKRTVVNSAVPIDVISMKEITTQSGKIEVNQLLQYVAPSFNANKQSGSDGADHVDPASLRGMGPDQTLVLINGKRRHQSSLVTLYGTRGRGNTGTDLNAIPASAIKRIEILRDGAAAQYGSDAIAGVINIVLNDNVDQLNGSITYGAFNTNAKGDFLPGTPNTKDFRLDENGNGNTYGKNKTFDGNAVKLGANYGVALGKNGGFANFTTEYFSKDKVLRPGYDFRKGFGEASMDSFNFSGNLSVPVSDKTSVYAFAGRNYRDTDAYAFTRNSGNANVVESVYPGGYTPRITSIVLDNSITTGVRTETESGWKIDISNTYGINKFHYTIKGTMNPSLLEASPLEFDAGGHSLAQNTTNFDLTKNYSKILKGLNLAFGAEYRTENFIIFAGQEASYSTYDTDRQVITNPATQSPPVDPVSGDPRPGSSQGFPGYSPYNAVDKNRSNLSLYADSELDITNSFMLSGAVRYENYSDFGSTINGKLASRLKITDQINLRGSISTGFRAPSLAQSYYGLHFTNIDSNGATEILLSPNNSPITKSFGIQKLKEETALNGSLGATGSFGNFTATIDGYYIKIKDRIVLTSYFDASGLGLGVDQTQFFANAADTKTLGLDAVLAWKKRFGDTNLSAALVGNINHMEITKVNNGNLDAETFFGTREQHFLLASAPKSKFGLNLNYSRNKFDAGLAFTHFSEVILIDYSGEEDVYSPKTITDLTIGYQITKELKLTVGSNNLFNVYPDKQDETGNTEAGGYWDAVQMGFNGAYYYTRLGFTF from the coding sequence ATGAAAAAAATTATTCAATTATTCTTTTTGCTAAACATCACATTTATGTTTGCACAAAAGGAAGTATCAGGAGTCGTAAAAGACAAAACAGGCAATCCGCTTCCAGGAGTTAACGTTCTTGAAAAAGGAACTAAGAATGGTGTACCTACTGATCTCAATGGTACATATAAACTAAACGTAAGCGAAGGAGCAACTTTGGTATTTAGCTATATTGGCTACAAAACTATTACTAAACCGGTCACCGGGCCTATAATTGACGCAGATTTATCTGAAGAAAGAGAACAAGAGCTGAAAGAAGTACAGGTCGTGGGTTCCAGAAACAGTAAAAGAACCGTTGTAAATTCTGCTGTACCCATCGATGTTATAAGCATGAAAGAGATTACTACTCAAAGCGGAAAGATAGAAGTTAACCAGCTGCTTCAATACGTCGCACCTTCCTTTAACGCTAATAAACAATCTGGATCTGATGGAGCCGATCACGTGGATCCTGCATCTTTAAGAGGAATGGGGCCGGACCAGACCTTAGTTTTAATTAACGGAAAAAGAAGACATCAATCCTCTCTTGTTACTCTTTACGGTACTCGCGGCCGAGGAAATACAGGAACCGACCTGAATGCTATTCCAGCATCTGCTATCAAAAGAATTGAAATTTTAAGGGATGGCGCTGCAGCACAATATGGTTCGGATGCTATTGCCGGAGTAATCAATATTGTTTTAAATGATAATGTTGACCAACTGAATGGCTCTATTACTTATGGCGCATTTAATACCAATGCAAAAGGTGATTTTTTACCAGGAACTCCAAATACGAAAGATTTTAGATTAGATGAAAATGGAAATGGCAACACTTATGGCAAAAACAAAACCTTTGATGGCAATGCGGTAAAATTAGGTGCAAATTATGGTGTTGCTCTTGGCAAAAATGGTGGTTTTGCTAATTTTACCACAGAGTATTTCAGTAAAGACAAAGTATTACGTCCTGGGTATGATTTCCGAAAAGGTTTTGGCGAAGCATCAATGGACAGTTTCAACTTTAGCGGAAATTTATCTGTTCCCGTATCAGACAAAACCAGTGTTTATGCTTTTGCAGGAAGAAATTACAGAGATACTGATGCCTATGCTTTTACAAGAAACAGCGGTAATGCCAATGTGGTAGAATCTGTTTATCCTGGAGGATATACTCCCAGAATCACTTCTATAGTCTTAGACAATTCAATAACAACCGGGGTTAGAACAGAAACTGAAAGTGGCTGGAAAATTGATATCAGCAACACATACGGAATAAATAAATTCCATTATACAATTAAAGGAACAATGAATCCTTCTTTATTAGAAGCATCACCTTTAGAATTCGATGCAGGCGGACATAGTCTGGCTCAGAATACAACCAATTTTGACTTAACAAAAAATTACAGTAAAATTTTAAAGGGACTGAATTTAGCCTTTGGAGCCGAATACAGAACGGAAAATTTTATCATTTTTGCAGGTCAGGAAGCATCTTATTCAACTTACGACACCGATCGGCAGGTTATTACTAACCCAGCTACCCAGTCTCCTCCTGTGGATCCTGTTTCCGGTGATCCAAGACCAGGAAGTTCACAGGGTTTTCCAGGTTACAGCCCTTATAATGCAGTCGATAAAAACCGCAGCAATCTTTCATTATATGCTGATTCCGAATTGGATATTACAAACAGTTTCATGCTGAGCGGTGCCGTCCGCTATGAAAATTACAGTGATTTTGGCAGTACTATCAATGGAAAGTTAGCTTCGAGACTTAAAATCACGGATCAGATTAATTTAAGAGGATCCATCAGTACTGGTTTTCGAGCTCCTTCATTGGCTCAATCGTATTATGGTCTTCACTTTACTAACATAGATTCAAATGGAGCAACAGAGATATTGCTTTCACCAAACAACAGTCCTATAACAAAATCTTTTGGAATTCAAAAACTAAAAGAAGAAACTGCTTTAAATGGTTCATTGGGAGCAACAGGTTCCTTTGGAAATTTCACAGCTACAATAGACGGCTATTACATTAAGATAAAGGACCGAATTGTATTGACAAGTTATTTTGACGCATCGGGTTTAGGATTAGGAGTCGATCAGACACAATTTTTTGCAAATGCAGCTGATACAAAAACACTTGGGTTGGACGCTGTTCTTGCATGGAAAAAAAGATTTGGCGACACAAACCTTAGTGCTGCCCTTGTAGGCAATATTAATCATATGGAAATTACAAAAGTTAATAACGGGAATCTTGATGCAGAAACTTTTTTCGGTACACGTGAACAGCACTTTTTATTAGCTTCTGCTCCAAAAAGTAAATTTGGTTTAAATCTTAATTATTCTCGAAATAAATTCGATGCTGGATTAGCTTTTACCCATTTCAGCGAAGTTATTTTAATTGACTATTCAGGCGAAGAAGATGTGTACAGCCCTAAAACTATAACTGATTTAACAATTGGATACCAAATAACAAAAGAATTAAAACTGACAGTCGGCAGTAATAACCTCTTCAATGTTTATCCGGATAAACAGGATGAAACTGGTAATACCGAAGCTGGAGGATACTGGGATGCTGTACAAATGGGATTCAACGGAGCTTATTACTACACGAGGCTAGGTTTCACTTTCTAA
- a CDS encoding 4Fe-4S dicluster domain-containing protein: MAIIITDECINCGACEPECPNTAIYEGADDWRYKDGTKLRGKVILPDGTEVDSDEAQTPISDEIYYIVPGKCTECKGFHDEPQCAAVCPVDCCIPDDNHVESEETLLNRQSFLHNE; this comes from the coding sequence ATGGCAATTATAATAACTGACGAATGCATCAATTGCGGGGCTTGTGAACCAGAGTGCCCAAATACAGCAATATATGAAGGTGCTGATGACTGGAGATATAAAGATGGTACAAAATTAAGAGGGAAAGTAATTTTGCCAGATGGTACCGAAGTGGATTCAGATGAGGCACAAACGCCGATATCTGATGAAATCTATTACATTGTTCCAGGAAAATGTACAGAATGTAAAGGTTTTCATGATGAACCTCAATGTGCAGCTGTTTGTCCTGTTGACTGCTGTATTCCAGATGATAATCATGTTGAATCTGAAGAGACTTTGTTAAACAGACAGTCTTTTCTGCATAACGAATAG
- a CDS encoding acyl-CoA reductase, translating into MTLDTKKSTFVKLGEFLSQFKDENCSKNETVFGNDLFFDKFTDLIQLSQSHNGWYTPEQVHFAIASWAEALTEENLTKWLSKYDFSTVKTKNVALILAGNIPLVGFHDFLCVLLSGHNVLVKTSSNDQHLLPFLANYLIAAEPDFKNKITFIEGKLENFDAVIATGSNNTARYFEYYFKDKPSIIRKNRNSAAVLNGEETKEHLIALGEDIFRYFGLGCRNVSKLFVPKGYSFEPFFEAVFEYQDVIHYEKYANNYDYNKAVFLMSNFKLLDNGFLTIKEDSSYSSPISSVFYEYYENLEDLQKRLDDENEQIQCIVSNNLVKNSIQFGTTQKPNLWDYADNIDTISFLLTI; encoded by the coding sequence ATGACATTAGATACAAAAAAAAGTACATTTGTTAAACTAGGAGAATTCTTAAGCCAATTTAAAGATGAAAACTGCAGCAAGAATGAAACTGTATTTGGCAATGATTTATTTTTTGACAAATTTACCGATTTAATTCAGCTTTCTCAATCTCATAATGGCTGGTATACCCCAGAACAAGTTCATTTTGCAATTGCCTCTTGGGCAGAAGCATTAACGGAAGAAAATCTAACAAAATGGCTTTCTAAATATGATTTCAGCACTGTAAAAACTAAGAATGTAGCCTTGATATTAGCTGGAAATATTCCGCTGGTAGGATTTCATGATTTCTTGTGTGTTTTACTGTCTGGACATAATGTCTTGGTTAAAACATCATCAAACGATCAGCACTTATTGCCATTTTTGGCCAATTATTTAATCGCTGCTGAACCAGATTTTAAAAACAAAATCACATTTATTGAAGGAAAACTGGAAAATTTTGATGCCGTAATTGCAACCGGTAGCAATAACACTGCCCGTTATTTTGAATATTATTTCAAAGACAAACCTTCTATCATACGAAAAAACAGAAATTCTGCTGCAGTATTAAATGGGGAAGAAACCAAAGAACATCTAATAGCACTGGGAGAAGACATTTTTAGATATTTTGGATTAGGATGCCGAAATGTATCCAAATTATTTGTTCCAAAGGGCTATTCTTTCGAACCCTTTTTTGAAGCTGTTTTTGAATATCAGGATGTGATTCATTATGAAAAATACGCTAATAATTATGATTACAATAAAGCGGTTTTCCTAATGAGTAATTTCAAATTGCTCGACAATGGATTTTTGACCATCAAAGAAGATTCAAGTTACAGCTCCCCTATTTCGAGTGTATTTTATGAATATTATGAAAATCTGGAGGATTTACAAAAGCGTTTAGACGATGAAAACGAACAGATTCAATGCATTGTAAGCAATAATCTTGTAAAAAACAGCATCCAATTTGGAACTACACAAAAACCAAATTTATGGGATTATGCAGATAACATTGACACCATTTCTTTCTTATTAACAATATAA